The Dehalococcoides mccartyi CG5 genome contains the following window.
TAGACCTGTCAAAACTGGATAATATTCTGGATGGTTACCGTGATAAAGCCGATATGCTTATTCAGGTGCTCCTCAAAATTCAAAAAGAGTATAACTGGCTTCCCAAAGAAGCCTTGTATAAAGTAAGCCAAACCCTGAATGTGCCCGTAAACAGAGTTTACCATGTAGCTACCTTCTATAAACTTTTTAGCGTAATACCCAAAGGCAAACATAACGTAAGTGTTTGCGTGGGTACTGCCTGTCACGTGTTTGGTGCGCCCAAGATACTGGATCGTTTGGAGAAATCACTGGGTATAAAAGCCGGTGAAACTACTTCTGACCTGAAATTTTCCCTTGAAACAGTAAACTGTCTGGGTTGTTGTGCTTTGGGACCGGTGGTGGTGGTTGATGGTCATTACCACGGCAAACTACCTACCGCCGATGCCGAAAA
Protein-coding sequences here:
- a CDS encoding complex I 24 kDa subunit family protein; this translates as MCNCESKSPEVIDLSKLDNILDGYRDKADMLIQVLLKIQKEYNWLPKEALYKVSQTLNVPVNRVYHVATFYKLFSVIPKGKHNVSVCVGTACHVFGAPKILDRLEKSLGIKAGETTSDLKFSLETVNCLGCCALGPVVVVDGHYHGKLPTADAEKILADYD